In a single window of the Candidatus Bathyarchaeota archaeon genome:
- a CDS encoding 50S ribosomal protein L35ae — MRQTSNPSLDEAELKKMKVSELRRLAEELGIESPSKKLKAQLITDILQKQKPPEELVKKRVEPKIEKIVGTILNFKTGMHRQEHHHILIGLPNVDNAESASRYIGRRAVWTSKTGKRIVGRIISVHGRNGTLLGRFRRGLPGQALGSNVEIL, encoded by the coding sequence TTGAGACAGACGTCTAATCCAAGCCTAGATGAAGCTGAATTGAAAAAGATGAAGGTCTCCGAGCTGAGGCGTCTAGCAGAGGAGCTTGGGATAGAATCTCCGAGCAAAAAGTTGAAGGCCCAACTTATAACCGATATACTGCAGAAGCAGAAACCCCCAGAAGAATTAGTCAAAAAGAGGGTCGAGCCCAAAATAGAGAAGATTGTTGGAACCATACTTAACTTTAAGACTGGAATGCACAGGCAAGAGCATCATCACATCCTGATAGGGTTGCCAAACGTCGACAATGCTGAGTCAGCCTCAAGATATATCGGTCGGAGGGCGGTGTGGACTTCGAAGACCGGTAAGAGAATAGTCGGTAGAATAATATCGGTCCACGGAAGGAATGGAACACTCCTTGGAAGGTTCAGAAGAGGCCTCCCCGGCCAAGCCTTGGGAAGCAACGTCGAAATACTCTGA
- a CDS encoding SHOCT domain-containing protein → MPGLWGALGAKHVFAGWIGPAEPQNSPTARVTVNSPLTISADWRGDYTTAYIWIATIISVIAVACILAILILKRTLKVPGGTTTEQALENLKLRYSRGEISREEYLKMKKDIEKG, encoded by the coding sequence ATGCCGGGATTGTGGGGTGCCTTGGGTGCAAAACATGTCTTCGCAGGTTGGATCGGCCCCGCTGAACCTCAGAACAGCCCAACAGCAAGGGTCACGGTCAACAGCCCATTGACTATCTCTGCTGACTGGAGGGGAGATTATACGACAGCCTACATATGGATAGCGACCATCATATCGGTGATAGCTGTGGCATGCATACTCGCCATTCTAATACTTAAGAGAACCCTGAAGGTTCCAGGAGGGACCACTACAGAGCAGGCTCTGGAGAATCTGAAGCTTAGGTATAGTAGGGGAGAGATATCGAGAGAAGAATATTTGAAGATGAAGAAAGATATAGAGAAGGGTTAA
- a CDS encoding TCP-1/cpn60 chaperonin family protein, translating to MAEAIPARIAGQPVLILKEGTTRSVGREAQRANIQAARVVAECVRTSLGPKGMDKMLVASFGDVTITNDGATILKEMDVQNPAAKMMVEVSKAQDQEVGDGTTTAVVLASELLTKAEELIDKDVHPTVIVDGYRQATEKALEILDKIAMKVAPDDRKALKDVAMTSLGSKLVSEYSDYMADIAVDAILQVAEKTPEGWKVDVDDVKVEKKAGGSLTDTRLIKGVVIDKEIVHSGMPKSIKNPKIALLNCPLEVEKTEFDAKINIQRPEQMKAFLDEEERILRGMVEKVKAAGANVLLCQKGIDDVAQHFLAKEGIAAVRRVSEKDMEKLAKATGAKIVTNIDDLKPEYLGSAELFEERKISDDKMTFIEGCVNPKAVSILIRGGTERIVNEAERSLHDALCVVRDVVREPAIVAGGGAPETEVASQLKRWAEKLTGKEQLAAISYAEALEAIPMTLAENAGMDPIDILVELRSRHEKGEKWAGVNVFEGKVDDMSKLKVYEPLAVKRQVVKSASEAASMILKIDDVIAAGKPKEESKAPKTPGAEEEKESTSEFD from the coding sequence ATGGCTGAAGCAATACCTGCAAGGATCGCCGGGCAACCGGTCCTCATATTGAAGGAGGGAACAACTAGAAGCGTAGGCAGAGAGGCGCAGAGAGCCAACATACAGGCAGCCAGGGTTGTCGCTGAGTGTGTCCGAACATCCCTGGGCCCAAAGGGTATGGATAAGATGCTAGTTGCAAGCTTCGGGGACGTAACAATAACAAACGACGGGGCAACCATCCTGAAGGAGATGGATGTCCAGAACCCAGCGGCGAAGATGATGGTCGAAGTCTCCAAAGCTCAAGACCAGGAGGTTGGAGACGGAACAACCACAGCAGTAGTGCTAGCATCTGAACTGTTGACGAAGGCTGAGGAGCTCATAGACAAGGACGTCCACCCAACAGTTATAGTAGACGGTTACAGGCAGGCTACTGAGAAAGCCCTAGAGATCCTGGATAAGATAGCTATGAAGGTGGCTCCAGACGACAGGAAAGCATTGAAGGATGTTGCAATGACATCGCTGGGAAGCAAACTCGTCTCCGAGTATTCAGACTACATGGCCGACATAGCTGTCGACGCCATCCTCCAAGTGGCAGAGAAGACCCCTGAAGGATGGAAGGTCGACGTCGATGACGTCAAGGTTGAGAAGAAAGCTGGAGGCTCCCTGACAGACACCAGACTCATAAAGGGAGTCGTCATAGACAAGGAGATAGTCCATTCAGGGATGCCGAAGAGCATAAAGAACCCGAAGATAGCCCTACTCAACTGTCCACTCGAAGTCGAGAAGACAGAGTTCGACGCGAAGATAAACATTCAGAGACCGGAACAGATGAAGGCCTTCCTAGATGAGGAGGAGAGGATCCTCAGAGGGATGGTTGAGAAGGTCAAGGCTGCAGGAGCAAACGTCCTACTATGCCAGAAAGGAATAGACGACGTAGCCCAACACTTCCTAGCGAAAGAAGGGATAGCGGCCGTGAGAAGGGTGAGCGAGAAGGATATGGAGAAGCTCGCCAAAGCGACAGGAGCAAAGATTGTGACGAATATAGATGACCTCAAACCTGAATACCTAGGTTCAGCTGAGCTCTTCGAGGAGAGGAAGATATCGGACGACAAGATGACTTTCATAGAGGGATGCGTAAACCCCAAAGCTGTCTCCATACTGATCAGAGGTGGAACAGAGAGAATAGTCAATGAGGCTGAGAGATCCCTACACGACGCCCTATGCGTCGTCAGAGACGTTGTTAGAGAGCCAGCCATAGTCGCCGGCGGAGGAGCTCCAGAGACAGAGGTCGCCTCACAACTGAAGAGGTGGGCTGAGAAGCTGACTGGGAAAGAGCAGCTCGCAGCAATAAGCTATGCCGAAGCCTTAGAAGCTATACCCATGACTCTGGCTGAGAACGCTGGAATGGATCCCATCGACATCCTAGTCGAGTTGAGATCCAGACATGAGAAAGGTGAGAAGTGGGCTGGAGTCAACGTCTTCGAAGGCAAAGTCGACGACATGTCGAAGCTGAAGGTCTACGAACCCCTGGCGGTGAAGAGGCAAGTCGTCAAGTCAGCAAGTGAAGCAGCCTCAATGATCCTGAAGATAGACGACGTCATCGCGGCTGGAAAACCGAAGGAGGAGTCTAAGGCACCAAAGACACCTGGAGCTGAGGAGGAGAAGGAGTCAACCTCAGAATTCGACTAG
- a CDS encoding dihydropteroate synthase-like protein, producing MRVLVVTGQLAKDIVREALEGTSLEYEVCDLPVQVASLMSPTYIAEKLQGGSLSKVDYILIPGLVKGDASKVTEKTGVRCCKGPKNAADLPQTLNMIGKMRLSTIRPADEILRKVTRREVEETLMRIEMEAEMNSCEASTLTIGVGEMSVKVGPGLPMRVLAEIVDAPTYPSEEVVNIAKRFEESGADIIDVGMVAGGGHEAEAARIVKVLKSSISKPVSIDTADPSEIEAAVEAGADLILSVNAENMSELSERVKETPIVVTSSGKGGILSHDPSARVEQLVKNMEMARSLGFKKLIADPILDPPLTTGTATSLLAYLKYRELDPQTPMLFGSGNVTELLDGDSYGANLLLACLASEVGANIILTTEASIKTRGSVKEAVTAARMVTIAKYRKTPPKDLGLNLLRMKEKTWREEPHRTPGGVKQIKVESRRKKVRDPGGSFKISLDRERGQIVMQHYPYGSVEPDLYIEGSEPEGLIDTIIDSRLVTSLEHAFYLGRELEKAKIALETGKCYIQDFKLDFGECM from the coding sequence TTGAGAGTTCTTGTTGTTACAGGCCAGCTTGCTAAAGACATTGTTAGAGAGGCCTTGGAGGGAACAAGCCTGGAGTATGAGGTTTGTGACCTGCCTGTTCAAGTCGCATCCTTGATGTCTCCTACATATATCGCTGAAAAACTTCAGGGGGGGAGCCTATCGAAAGTAGACTATATACTCATACCAGGGTTGGTGAAGGGAGACGCTTCGAAGGTGACTGAGAAGACGGGTGTGAGATGTTGTAAGGGACCGAAAAACGCTGCCGACCTACCACAAACCCTCAACATGATCGGTAAGATGAGACTCTCAACAATTAGGCCTGCCGATGAGATACTTAGAAAAGTTACTAGGAGGGAGGTTGAGGAAACCCTCATGAGGATAGAGATGGAGGCTGAGATGAATTCCTGTGAGGCAAGTACATTGACAATAGGTGTGGGAGAGATGAGTGTGAAGGTCGGTCCAGGCCTTCCAATGAGGGTTCTCGCTGAGATAGTGGATGCACCAACATATCCTTCAGAGGAGGTTGTGAATATCGCGAAACGCTTCGAAGAGTCTGGGGCAGATATAATAGATGTTGGGATGGTTGCGGGTGGTGGGCATGAAGCGGAGGCTGCGAGGATAGTTAAAGTTTTGAAGAGCTCCATCTCGAAACCTGTGAGTATAGATACCGCTGATCCAAGTGAGATAGAGGCTGCTGTAGAAGCTGGTGCAGACCTGATACTGAGCGTAAACGCTGAGAACATGTCTGAGTTATCTGAACGTGTCAAGGAGACTCCTATCGTCGTAACCTCGTCTGGGAAGGGCGGCATACTCTCCCATGATCCATCCGCAAGGGTCGAGCAACTTGTTAAGAACATGGAGATGGCCAGAAGCTTGGGCTTCAAGAAATTGATTGCAGACCCCATACTCGATCCGCCGCTTACGACAGGTACGGCGACATCGCTTTTAGCCTATCTGAAGTATCGTGAGTTAGATCCACAAACACCTATGCTCTTCGGTTCTGGAAACGTCACCGAACTATTGGACGGCGACAGTTATGGAGCAAACCTTCTCCTTGCATGCTTAGCATCCGAGGTTGGCGCCAACATCATTCTAACCACCGAGGCCAGCATCAAGACAAGGGGTTCAGTGAAAGAGGCTGTTACAGCTGCCAGAATGGTAACGATTGCAAAATATAGGAAGACCCCTCCCAAAGATCTTGGTCTAAACCTGCTCAGGATGAAGGAGAAGACTTGGAGGGAGGAGCCTCACCGAACACCTGGTGGGGTGAAACAGATCAAGGTGGAGAGTAGAAGGAAGAAGGTACGGGATCCAGGCGGCTCATTCAAAATATCCCTTGACCGAGAGAGGGGCCAGATAGTTATGCAACATTACCCATACGGCTCTGTCGAGCCTGACCTTTACATCGAAGGTTCAGAACCTGAAGGTCTGATCGATACAATCATCGATAGTAGGTTAGTGACCAGTCTCGAACACGCATTCTATCTCGGTAGGGAGCTCGAGAAGGCTAAGATAGCCCTGGAGACTGGTAAGTGTTATATTCAAGACTTCAAACTCGACTTTGGAGAATGTATGTAG